The Veillonellales bacterium genome includes a window with the following:
- the rpsQ gene encoding 30S ribosomal protein S17, whose product MTERNERKTRIGKIVSDKMEKTVVVAVERLVQHPLYKKAVKHTIKFKAHDETNESHVGDTVKLMETRPLSKDKRWRVVEIIEKAK is encoded by the coding sequence GTGACCGAAAGAAATGAGCGTAAAACCCGTATTGGTAAAATCGTTAGCGACAAGATGGAAAAAACGGTAGTCGTAGCAGTAGAACGTTTGGTACAGCATCCGCTGTATAAAAAAGCCGTTAAACATACCATTAAATTTAAAGCTCATGATGAAACCAATGAAAGCCATGTAGGCGACACGGTAAAACTCATGGAAACTCGTCCGCTGTCGAAAGACAAACGCTGGAGAGTTGTGGAAATCATTGAGAAAGCCAAATAA
- the rpmC gene encoding 50S ribosomal protein L29 has translation MKVNDIRDMNKAELEQKLAGLKEELFNLRFQLATGQLENSMRIKEVKKDIARVKTIQREQELQAQQA, from the coding sequence ATGAAGGTTAATGACATCCGCGATATGAATAAGGCCGAACTGGAACAAAAATTAGCCGGGCTTAAAGAGGAGTTATTTAACCTCAGATTTCAACTTGCTACTGGTCAGCTGGAAAATTCTATGCGGATTAAGGAAGTTAAAAAGGACATCGCCCGTGTGAAGACTATCCAGCGGGAGCAGGAACTGCAAGCCCAGCAAGCATAG
- the rplP gene encoding 50S ribosomal protein L16, producing the protein MLLPKRVKHRKQFRGRMKGKANKGNTVSHGEFGLAALEPAWITNRQIEAARIAMTRYIKRGGKVWIKIFPDKPVTAKPAETRMGSGKGSPEYWVAVVKPGRVMFEMDGVTEEIAKEAMRLAGHKLPIKTKFVKREEAAAQVQEQVGGDIDEG; encoded by the coding sequence ATGCTACTGCCAAAAAGAGTAAAACACCGTAAGCAATTCCGTGGACGGATGAAAGGCAAAGCGAACAAGGGCAACACAGTAAGTCATGGCGAGTTCGGCTTAGCGGCACTTGAACCGGCCTGGATTACCAACCGTCAAATTGAAGCGGCCCGTATTGCTATGACTCGTTATATCAAACGTGGCGGTAAGGTATGGATTAAAATATTTCCTGATAAACCGGTTACGGCAAAACCGGCTGAAACGCGTATGGGTAGTGGTAAAGGATCACCGGAATACTGGGTAGCTGTAGTAAAACCAGGCCGGGTAATGTTTGAAATGGATGGGGTTACCGAAGAAATAGCCAAAGAAGCAATGCGTTTGGCGGGTCATAAGCTTCCGATCAAAACTAAATTTGTCAAGCGGGAAGAAGCGGCAGCGCAAGTGCAAGAACAAGTGGGTGGTGACATAGATGAAGGTTAA
- the rpsC gene encoding 30S ribosomal protein S3, whose product MGQKVHPHGLRIGVIKTWDAKWYADKDYAKNLHEDLKIRKFIKAKVFAAGISQILIERAANRVKLTIHTAKPGMVIGRGGSGIEELKKGLRQLTDKQIDVNIAEIKQAELDATLVAENIASQLERRIAFRRAMKQSVTRTMRMGAKGIKVTVAGRLGGAEIARTESSRDGSIPLHTLRADIDYGTAEAATTYGRIGVKVWIYKGEVLPEAKKTAAVAEGSEK is encoded by the coding sequence GTGGGTCAAAAAGTTCATCCACATGGTCTGCGCATCGGCGTAATTAAAACTTGGGATGCCAAGTGGTATGCCGACAAGGACTATGCCAAGAATCTGCATGAAGATTTAAAAATCCGTAAGTTCATTAAAGCAAAAGTATTTGCTGCCGGCATATCTCAGATTTTGATAGAACGTGCCGCTAACCGCGTTAAACTTACCATTCACACGGCTAAACCGGGTATGGTAATCGGTCGTGGCGGTTCGGGCATAGAAGAACTGAAAAAAGGGCTGAGACAATTAACCGATAAGCAAATTGATGTTAATATTGCCGAAATTAAGCAGGCAGAGCTGGATGCTACCCTGGTTGCTGAAAACATTGCATCCCAGCTGGAAAGGCGTATCGCTTTTCGCCGCGCTATGAAGCAGTCGGTTACCCGTACTATGCGTATGGGAGCTAAGGGGATTAAAGTAACGGTTGCCGGCCGTTTAGGCGGAGCCGAAATCGCCCGTACTGAAAGCAGTCGGGACGGCAGTATTCCTCTGCATACCTTAAGAGCAGATATTGATTACGGCACGGCGGAAGCCGCTACCACTTATGGCCGGATTGGCGTTAAAGTATGGATCTATAAAGGCGAGGTTTTGCCTGAAGCCAAAAAGACCGCTGCCGTTGCTGAAGGGAGCGAGAAATAG
- the rplV gene encoding 50S ribosomal protein L22, translating into MEAKAVVTHIRIAPRKVRIVIDLIRGKNVGEAFAILKYTPKVASEVIEKLLKSAVANAEHNYDMNADNLYVSTAYVDQGPTLKRIHPRSRGQAFKILKRTSHVTLVVKER; encoded by the coding sequence ATGGAAGCTAAGGCAGTTGTTACACATATCCGCATTGCGCCGCGTAAAGTTCGAATTGTCATTGACCTGATTCGTGGTAAAAACGTAGGCGAAGCGTTTGCGATTCTGAAATATACGCCAAAAGTGGCGTCGGAAGTAATTGAAAAATTGTTAAAATCAGCCGTTGCCAATGCGGAACACAATTATGATATGAACGCAGATAATCTGTATGTTTCAACAGCTTATGTGGATCAGGGCCCGACTCTGAAACGCATTCATCCGCGGTCGCGTGGCCAGGCTTTTAAAATTTTAAAGCGCACCAGTCACGTGACGCTTGTTGTAAAAGAAAGATAA
- the rpsS gene encoding 30S ribosomal protein S19 → MSRSIKKGPYVHESVLKKITAMNDKNEKKVIKTWSRSSTILPSFVGHTIAVHDGRKHVPVYITEDMVGHKLGEFAPTRTFKGHGSHVEKATALK, encoded by the coding sequence GTGTCCAGATCAATTAAAAAAGGACCTTATGTGCACGAAAGCGTGCTGAAAAAGATAACAGCCATGAATGATAAGAACGAGAAAAAGGTTATTAAAACCTGGTCCCGCAGTTCTACCATTCTTCCCAGTTTTGTCGGACACACCATTGCGGTGCATGATGGCCGCAAGCATGTGCCGGTGTATATCACCGAAGACATGGTAGGTCATAAACTGGGTGAGTTTGCGCCGACCCGTACCTTTAAAGGACACGGTTCTCACGTCGAAAAAGCGACGGCATTGAAATAG
- the rplB gene encoding 50S ribosomal protein L2, with protein sequence MAVKSFKPYSAGRRFMTVANFEEVTTDKPERSLVERLLKHGGRNQQGRLTVRHQGGGHKRLYRIIDFKRNKDGVAAKVATIEYDPNRSARIALLNYADGEKRYILAPNGLKVGDVISSGSEADIKVGNALPIQNIPVGTLIHNVELKIGKGAQLVRSAGASAQLMAKEGDYALLRLPSGELRKVHVNCKATIGQVGNLEHENITLGKAGRSRWLGIRPANRGVAMNPCDHPHGGGEGRSPVGRKHPVTPWGKHAYGAKTRRNKQSDQWIVKGRTK encoded by the coding sequence ATGGCAGTAAAAAGCTTTAAACCTTACTCTGCTGGCAGAAGATTTATGACAGTAGCGAATTTCGAAGAAGTTACTACTGACAAACCCGAACGTTCCCTGGTTGAGCGGCTGTTAAAGCATGGCGGTCGTAATCAGCAGGGAAGGCTGACTGTCAGGCATCAAGGCGGCGGCCACAAACGTCTCTATAGAATTATTGACTTTAAGCGGAATAAAGATGGAGTCGCGGCCAAAGTGGCTACGATAGAATATGATCCGAATCGTTCCGCCCGAATCGCCTTATTAAATTATGCGGATGGGGAAAAGCGCTACATTTTGGCTCCTAACGGACTGAAAGTCGGCGACGTAATCTCCAGCGGTTCTGAAGCGGATATTAAAGTCGGCAATGCGTTGCCGATTCAGAATATCCCGGTTGGTACTTTGATTCACAATGTTGAGCTCAAAATTGGCAAGGGTGCTCAATTAGTACGTTCTGCCGGCGCTTCGGCTCAATTAATGGCAAAAGAAGGCGACTATGCACTCCTGCGTCTTCCTTCCGGTGAACTGCGCAAAGTTCACGTGAATTGTAAAGCGACTATCGGCCAAGTCGGCAACCTAGAACATGAAAACATTACCCTCGGCAAGGCCGGACGTTCCCGCTGGCTGGGCATTCGTCCGGCAAACCGCGGTGTAGCCATGAATCCCTGCGATCATCCCCATGGTGGTGGTGAAGGCCGTTCGCCTGTTGGGCGTAAGCATCCGGTAACGCCTTGGGGTAAACACGCTTATGGCGCTAAGACCCGTCGGAATAAACAGTCTGACCAATGGATTGTTAAGGGCCGGACGAAGTAA
- the rplW gene encoding 50S ribosomal protein L23 codes for MADLRDVLIRPLITEKTTNMMQENKYTFIVPLKANKVEVRQAVEQIFKVKVLAVNTLRVFGKTKRMGRTQGKRPDYKKAIVKLAPGQRIEFFEGV; via the coding sequence ATGGCTGATTTGCGCGATGTTCTCATTCGCCCGCTGATTACGGAAAAAACGACCAATATGATGCAGGAAAATAAATATACATTTATTGTGCCTTTAAAAGCCAATAAGGTAGAAGTCCGTCAGGCAGTGGAACAGATTTTCAAAGTGAAAGTGCTGGCCGTAAACACCCTGCGGGTTTTTGGTAAAACCAAGCGGATGGGCCGTACTCAGGGTAAACGCCCGGACTATAAAAAAGCAATTGTAAAACTGGCTCCTGGCCAGCGTATCGAATTCTTTGAAGGAGTATAA
- the rplD gene encoding 50S ribosomal protein L4, which produces MPKVAVYDITGVKTGDMELNDNVFGVEVNEAVLHQAVVMQLASQRLGTAATKTRGFVRGGGRKPWKQKGTGRARSGSTRSPIWVGGGTAFGPQPRSYAFRMPRKQRRLAIKSALTAKVEGGELVVLEDISFAEPKTKSVVKMLGDFKADVGKALIVTAETIDNVEKSSRNIPGVKAIASSGVNVYDLLYHDKVFITKEAVARIEEVFA; this is translated from the coding sequence ATGCCGAAAGTAGCAGTATATGATATCACTGGTGTCAAGACCGGTGACATGGAATTAAATGATAATGTTTTTGGCGTAGAAGTCAATGAAGCTGTACTGCATCAGGCAGTTGTCATGCAGCTCGCCAGTCAGCGCTTGGGTACGGCTGCCACGAAAACCAGAGGTTTTGTCCGCGGCGGCGGCAGAAAACCCTGGAAACAAAAAGGTACCGGCCGGGCTCGTTCCGGCAGCACTCGTTCACCAATTTGGGTAGGTGGTGGTACCGCATTCGGACCCCAGCCCCGTTCTTATGCGTTTCGTATGCCTCGCAAACAGCGGCGCCTAGCGATTAAATCCGCTCTGACGGCCAAAGTGGAAGGCGGCGAACTGGTTGTGCTGGAAGATATCAGCTTTGCTGAACCGAAAACTAAAAGCGTAGTTAAAATGTTAGGTGATTTCAAGGCAGACGTTGGTAAAGCTTTAATTGTTACGGCGGAAACTATTGATAACGTAGAAAAATCATCCCGCAACATTCCGGGTGTGAAGGCAATTGCTTCCAGCGGTGTGAATGTATATGACCTTTTATATCATGATAAAGTATTCATTACCAAAGAAGCAGTTGCCAGGATTGAGGAGGTGTTTGCGTAA
- the rplC gene encoding 50S ribosomal protein L3: protein MAKGILGKKLGMTQIFTAEGRVVPVTVVEAGQSVVLQNRTVENDGYNAVQLGFGTVKDKKVTKPLKGHFDKAGIKPVKFIRELRLPGAPEYTVGQLIGIDIFSEGELVDVVGTAKGKGFAGGIKRHNFRRGPMAHGSKSHREPGSIGPRMSGGGGKVYKGKKLPGRMGGQQVTVQRLTVVRVDTERNLILIKGAVPGPKGSFVVIKATVKPGK from the coding sequence ATGGCTAAAGGAATATTAGGTAAAAAACTGGGTATGACGCAAATCTTCACTGCTGAAGGCAGAGTTGTTCCAGTTACGGTTGTTGAAGCTGGTCAAAGCGTCGTACTGCAAAATAGAACAGTTGAAAATGATGGATATAATGCGGTGCAGCTGGGCTTTGGCACTGTTAAAGATAAAAAAGTTACTAAGCCGCTCAAAGGGCATTTTGACAAAGCGGGGATTAAACCGGTTAAATTCATCCGTGAGCTGCGCCTGCCCGGCGCGCCTGAATATACTGTCGGTCAGCTGATTGGTATTGATATATTCAGTGAAGGCGAATTAGTGGACGTTGTTGGAACCGCAAAAGGAAAAGGATTTGCCGGCGGTATCAAACGGCATAACTTCAGACGCGGACCTATGGCCCACGGCTCCAAATCTCATCGTGAGCCCGGTTCTATCGGACCGCGCATGAGCGGTGGCGGCGGTAAGGTATATAAGGGTAAAAAATTGCCTGGGCGTATGGGTGGACAACAAGTCACCGTACAACGTCTTACCGTTGTTAGAGTTGACACCGAACGCAATCTGATCTTAATTAAAGGTGCTGTTCCCGGACCGAAGGGCAGCTTTGTTGTTATAAAAGCTACCGTAAAGCCAGGGAAATAG
- the rpsJ gene encoding 30S ribosomal protein S10, which produces MAKQQKIRIRLKAYDHKALDQSAVRIVETAKRTGALVSGPIPLPTEKNIFTILRSPHVNKDSREQFEMRTHKRLIDILEPTSKTVDALMRLDLPAGVDIEIKL; this is translated from the coding sequence ATGGCTAAACAACAAAAAATCAGAATTCGTCTTAAAGCGTATGATCATAAGGCGCTTGACCAAAGTGCTGTTAGAATCGTCGAAACCGCCAAAAGAACCGGTGCTTTAGTTTCCGGGCCGATTCCCCTTCCCACGGAGAAAAATATATTTACGATACTGCGTTCACCCCATGTCAATAAAGATTCCCGGGAGCAATTTGAAATGCGCACCCACAAACGTCTCATTGACATTCTTGAGCCGACTTCCAAGACCGTTGATGCGTTAATGCGTCTGGATCTGCCGGCCGGAGTGGACATTGAAATCAAGCTGTAG
- the tuf gene encoding elongation factor Tu has product MAKKKFERNKPHVNIGTIGHVDHGKTSLTAAITLTLSKSGGAEFMAYDMIDKAPEERERGITINTAHVEYETANRHYAHVDCPGHADYVKNMITGAAQMDGAILVVSAADGPMPQTREHILLSRQVGVPAMVVFLNKADLVDDPELMELVEMEVRELLTSYDFPGDEIPIVTGSAVKALECGCAKPDCPWCGKIYELMAKVDEYIPTPKRDTDKPFLMPVEDVFTITGRGTVATGRVERGAVKVGDTVEIVGMAEKPKTTVVTGVEMFRKLLDQAVAGDNIGALLRGIERKEIERGQVLAKPGSIHPHTKFKAEVYVLSKEEGGRHTPFFSNYRPQFYFRTTDVTGVVHLPEGVEMCMPGDNIQMSIELITPIAIEEGLRFAIREGGRTVGAGVVTAISE; this is encoded by the coding sequence ATGGCAAAGAAAAAGTTTGAAAGAAACAAACCCCACGTTAATATCGGTACAATCGGTCACGTTGATCACGGTAAAACGTCGCTGACGGCGGCAATCACCCTGACTCTTTCCAAAAGCGGCGGCGCTGAATTCATGGCGTATGATATGATCGACAAGGCTCCAGAAGAAAGAGAACGCGGTATCACCATTAACACGGCACACGTTGAGTATGAAACGGCAAATCGTCATTATGCGCACGTTGACTGCCCCGGCCATGCCGATTATGTTAAAAACATGATTACCGGCGCTGCTCAGATGGATGGTGCGATCCTGGTGGTAAGCGCTGCTGACGGCCCGATGCCTCAGACCCGTGAACACATTCTGCTGTCTCGCCAGGTTGGCGTACCGGCAATGGTTGTGTTTCTGAACAAAGCCGATTTGGTAGATGATCCGGAACTGATGGAATTGGTTGAGATGGAAGTTCGTGAACTTCTGACCAGCTATGATTTCCCGGGCGATGAAATTCCGATCGTTACTGGTTCTGCCGTAAAAGCTTTGGAATGCGGCTGCGCGAAACCTGACTGCCCTTGGTGCGGTAAAATTTACGAATTAATGGCGAAAGTGGATGAGTACATTCCCACGCCAAAACGTGATACCGACAAACCCTTCCTGATGCCGGTTGAAGATGTATTTACGATCACCGGTCGCGGCACCGTTGCTACCGGTCGTGTGGAACGCGGCGCAGTCAAAGTCGGCGACACCGTTGAAATTGTCGGTATGGCTGAAAAACCGAAAACCACGGTTGTAACCGGTGTGGAAATGTTCCGCAAACTTTTGGATCAGGCAGTAGCCGGCGACAATATTGGTGCTTTGCTCCGTGGAATTGAACGGAAAGAAATCGAACGTGGTCAGGTTTTGGCCAAGCCGGGTTCGATTCATCCTCATACGAAATTTAAAGCGGAAGTTTATGTACTGTCCAAAGAAGAAGGAGGTCGTCATACTCCGTTCTTCTCGAACTATCGTCCGCAATTCTATTTCCGCACGACCGACGTTACCGGAGTGGTACATCTGCCGGAAGGTGTAGAAATGTGTATGCCTGGCGATAACATTCAAATGTCCATCGAACTGATTACACCTATCGCTATCGAAGAAGGTCTGCGTTTTGCCATCCGCGAAGGCGGCCGTACGGTTGGCGCCGGTGTTGTCACCGCGATCAGCGAATAA